From Onychostoma macrolepis isolate SWU-2019 chromosome 19, ASM1243209v1, whole genome shotgun sequence, a single genomic window includes:
- the stk3 gene encoding serine/threonine-protein kinase 3, whose translation MEHSVPKNKLKKLSEDSLTKQPEEVFDVLEKLGEGSYGSVFKAIHKESGQVVAIKQVPVESDLQEIIKEISIMQQCDSPYVVKYYGSYFKNTDLWIVMEYCGAGSVSDIIRLRNKTLTEEEIATVLKSTLKGLEYLHFMRKIHRDIKAGNILLNTEGHAKLADFGVAGQLTDTMAKRNTVIGTPFWMAPEVIQEIGYNCVADIWSLGITSIEMAEGKPPYADIHPMRAIFMIPTNPPPTFRKPELWSDEFTDFVKKCLVKNPEQRATATQLLQHPFITNAKPVTILRDLITEAMEMKAKRQQEQQRELEEDDENSDEEVEVDSHTMVKSGSESAGTMRATGTMSDGAQTMIEHGSTMLESDLGTMVINSDDDDDDEVDLGSMRRNPTSQQIQRPSFMDYFDKQDSNKAQESYNHNQQDPCLISKTAFPDNWKVPQDGDFDFLKNLDFEELQMRLSALDPMMEREIEELRQRYTAKRQPILDAMDAKKRRQQNF comes from the exons ATGGAGCATTCGGTGCCCAAAAA TAAACTGAAGAAACTCAGTGAAGACAGTCTTACCAAGCAGCCAGAGGAAGTGTTTGATGTCCTTGAAAAGCTTGGAGAAGG ATCATATGGCAGTGTTTTTAAAGCCATTCACAAGGAATCAGGCCAGGTTGTGGCCATTAAACAGGTTCCTGTCGAATCAGACCTGCAGGAGATCATCAAAGAGATCTCCATAATGCAGCAATGTGACAG tccTTATGTGGTGAAGTACTATGGCAGCTATTTCAAGAACACAGATCTGTGGATTGTGATGGAGTACTGTGGTGCTGGATCGGTGTCTGATATCATCAGACTGCGCAACAAAAcg CTCACCGAAGAAGAGATCGCCACAGTCCTCAAATCCACCTTGAAAGGTCTGGAGTATCTCCATTTCATGAGGAAAATCCACAGAGACATCAAAGCAGGGAATATTCTCCTCAACACAGAGGGCCATGCTAAACTAGCTGATTTCGGAGTGGCTGGACAACTTACT GACACAATGGCGAAGAGGAACACTGTTATAGGAACACCCTTCTGGATGGCCCCTGAAGTAATCCAGGAGATCGGCTACAACTGTGTGGCAGATATCTGGTCTCTCGGCATCACATCCATAGAAATGGCTGAAGGAAAGCCTCCTTATGCAGACATTCATCCGATGAGA GCTATTTTTATGATCCCCACAAACCCTCCACCCACTTTCCGCAAGCCAGAGCTGTGGAGTGATGAATTCACAGATTTTGTGAAGAAATGTCTGGTGAAGAACCCAGAGCAGAGAGCGACCGCCACTCAACTGCTTCAG CATCCATTTATAACCAATGCTAAGCCGGTGACCATCCTGCGGGACCTAATCACAGAGGCCATGGAGATGAAGGCCAAGAGACAACAGGAGCAGCAGAGAGAGCTGGAGGAGGATGACGAGAACTCT GATGAGGAAGTGGAAGTGGATTCCCACACCATGGTGAAGTCTGGTTCAGAGAGCGCTGGCACCATGCGAGCCACAGGCACCATGAGCGACGGCGCTCAGACCATGATTGAGCATGGCAGCACCATGCTGGAGTCTGACCTGGGCACCATGGTCATCAACagcgatgatgatgatgatgatgaggtaGATCTCGGCTCGATGAGGA GAAATCCTACATCTCAGCAAATTCAGCGTCCATCCTTCATGGACTACTTCGACAAACAAGACTCAAATAAAGCACAAGAGAGTTACAATCACAACCAGCAGGACCCGTGTTTAATTTCCAAGACTGCTTTCCCTGATAATTGGAAAGTGCCGCAAGATGGAGATTTTGATTTT CTGAAAAACCTCGACTTTGAGGAGCTCCAGATGCGCCTTTCTGCTCTGGACCCCATGATGGAGCGAGAGATTGAAGAACTGCGTCAGCGCTACACGGCCAAGAGGCAACCCATCCTTGACGCCATGGATGCGAAGAAACGCCGGCAGCAGAACTTCTAA
- the rida gene encoding 2-iminobutanoate/2-iminopropanoate deaminase isoform X1 gives MSAVIRKIIHTTAAPAAIGPYSQAVLVDRTMYISGQIGMDVGGQLVTGGVQAQAKQALINMGEILKAAGCGYENVVKTTVLLADINDFNNVNDVYKQFFKSNFPARAAYQVAALPRGGLVEIEAIAVLGPITDAS, from the exons ATGTCTGCAGTTATTAGGAAGATCATTCACACTACAGCTGCTCCGGCCGCCATCGGGCCCTACAG CCAGGCTGTTTTGGTGGACCGTACGATGTACATCTCAGGACAGATCGGCATGGACGTTGGTGGACAGTTGGTGACGGGAGGAGTGCAGGCTCAGGCCAAGCAG GCACTCATTAACATGGGGGAGATTCTGAAAGCTGCTGGATGTGGATATGAAAATG ttgTCAAAACCACAGTGTTGTTGGCAGACATTAATGACTTCAATAACGTCAATGATGTTTACAAGCAGT TTTTCAAGAGCAATTTCCCAGCTAGAGCTGCCTATCAAGTAGCTGCCCTGCCCAGG GGGGGACTTGTTGAGATTGAAGCGATCGCTGTGTTGGGGCCCATCACAGATGCTTCCTGA
- the rida gene encoding 2-iminobutanoate/2-iminopropanoate deaminase isoform X2 has translation MASIQRKIPYTPKAPIRQGIYSQAVLVDRTMYISGQIGMDVGGQLVTGGVQAQAKQALINMGEILKAAGCGYENVVKTTVLLADINDFNNVNDVYKQFFKSNFPARAAYQVAALPRGGLVEIEAIAVLGPITDAS, from the exons ATGGCTTCTATTCAGAGAAAAATCCCATATACACCTAAAGCCCCTATTAGACAAGGCATATACAG CCAGGCTGTTTTGGTGGACCGTACGATGTACATCTCAGGACAGATCGGCATGGACGTTGGTGGACAGTTGGTGACGGGAGGAGTGCAGGCTCAGGCCAAGCAG GCACTCATTAACATGGGGGAGATTCTGAAAGCTGCTGGATGTGGATATGAAAATG ttgTCAAAACCACAGTGTTGTTGGCAGACATTAATGACTTCAATAACGTCAATGATGTTTACAAGCAGT TTTTCAAGAGCAATTTCCCAGCTAGAGCTGCCTATCAAGTAGCTGCCCTGCCCAGG GGGGGACTTGTTGAGATTGAAGCGATCGCTGTGTTGGGGCCCATCACAGATGCTTCCTGA